The following are encoded together in the Falsiruegeria litorea R37 genome:
- a CDS encoding type I restriction endonuclease subunit R, with protein MAWASEADLEAVFMEDLGALGYSVHHGSEISPEMRNPMRTSFRETFLLPVFFDALKRLNPELPVTALQEAATRVHDVVYATDVVQENRRLHDLLVNGVALTYFADGEERNARVQIVDWENQKNDWRAVNQVDVVGKNPRIPDVVLFLNGLPLVVVELKGTEGAGIDAAYRQIDTYKEDIPDLFRTSLLTVISDGLNARYGSLSAGLDRFMRWRTIDGETIVEENTSLALQTLTQGLLDPQTLLDLLRWFVVFEDEGRGPVKKIAGYHQFHAVRKAIRTILTAQRGDGKGGVIWHTQGSGKSLLMTFLAGRVMRHPGLENPTLVVLTDRNDLDNQLFATFGRCKDLFGEDPVQADSISDLKDLLNREVGGVVFSTIQKFRPETGEVFPELTDRSNVIVMVDEAHRTQYGFEAKMKKETGEVRHGLAYQLRQALPNAVYIAFTGTPVELVGANTRGVFGEYIDVYDIAQAVEDGATVPIYYEARVAKVELDEEFSRELDEKFDEATEIMEDTEAAAIARKWSRVEALVGANKRLDTVVEDILEHFDARLEAMDGKAMIVCMSRRICVEVYNRIVELRPEWHGDTDETGQVKVIMTGSATDPAEFRPHIRSKSRQEAIRNRTKDPTDPLKLVIVRDMWLTGFDAPCMHTLYVDKPMRGHGLMQAIARVNRVFQDKPAGLVVDYIGIAAELKSALAHYSQSDQQQTGISEAEAVAAFLDALDVARTQFHGFDYSQALGGTPAERLRVLPGALDHILQKDRLGEGGAVKRFSDASAVLVKAFKLASGSPQATEHTEEVAFFSAVRSGLEKVGAAPVGRSSRNPDFAIQQLVNRAVASTEVVDILEACGFDRPDISVLSDAFMIEIQNMKYKNLAVEALKKLLNGEISAKTRTNIVQKEEFSSRLEQAIAKYHNRSVDALQILQELIEIAKDLRDQPDDGLSAEERAFYDALSQNDSAVEIMDNDKLRVIAAELVNTVRKNSGTDWWRRDNVRARMRIAVKKILQRHGYPPDLASEAVKTVLRQAEALAVELH; from the coding sequence ATGGCCTGGGCAAGCGAAGCGGACCTTGAAGCTGTCTTTATGGAGGACCTTGGGGCGCTGGGGTACTCCGTCCACCACGGTTCTGAAATTTCGCCTGAAATGCGCAATCCGATGCGAACGAGCTTCCGGGAGACCTTTCTTCTGCCGGTGTTTTTCGATGCTCTGAAACGACTGAACCCTGAGCTGCCGGTCACTGCGCTCCAGGAAGCCGCGACGCGGGTACATGATGTCGTGTACGCCACTGACGTTGTCCAGGAAAACCGGCGTCTGCACGACCTTCTCGTCAATGGTGTGGCTCTGACCTATTTCGCCGATGGTGAAGAACGCAATGCGCGTGTTCAGATTGTCGATTGGGAAAACCAGAAGAATGACTGGCGTGCCGTCAATCAGGTTGATGTAGTCGGAAAGAATCCTCGGATACCGGATGTGGTACTATTCCTGAACGGCCTGCCACTGGTCGTTGTTGAGCTGAAGGGGACGGAAGGGGCCGGAATCGACGCCGCCTATCGGCAGATTGACACATATAAAGAAGATATCCCTGATCTGTTTCGCACGTCGCTCCTTACCGTGATTTCGGATGGGCTGAACGCCCGCTATGGCTCGTTGTCGGCCGGATTGGATCGTTTCATGCGATGGCGTACCATCGACGGCGAAACTATAGTCGAAGAAAATACGTCTCTTGCCCTCCAAACTCTGACCCAAGGACTTTTGGATCCACAGACGCTTCTGGACCTGCTGCGCTGGTTTGTAGTGTTCGAGGATGAGGGTAGAGGACCGGTCAAGAAGATTGCCGGCTACCATCAATTCCATGCCGTACGGAAGGCCATCCGGACGATTCTGACCGCTCAGCGAGGAGATGGCAAAGGAGGTGTCATCTGGCACACACAGGGGTCTGGTAAATCTCTGCTGATGACCTTCCTTGCTGGACGCGTTATGCGGCATCCCGGCCTTGAAAACCCGACCCTGGTGGTTCTGACTGACCGCAATGATCTGGATAATCAGCTTTTTGCGACCTTCGGTCGGTGCAAGGATCTGTTTGGCGAAGATCCAGTCCAGGCCGACAGCATCAGTGATCTGAAAGATCTACTTAATCGTGAAGTGGGTGGCGTTGTCTTTTCCACGATTCAGAAATTCCGCCCGGAAACAGGTGAAGTTTTCCCGGAACTGACGGACCGGTCCAACGTAATCGTCATGGTCGATGAGGCGCATCGCACTCAATACGGGTTCGAAGCGAAGATGAAGAAGGAGACTGGGGAAGTCCGTCATGGCCTTGCATACCAACTTCGTCAGGCGCTCCCCAATGCTGTTTACATCGCCTTCACAGGAACTCCTGTTGAGTTGGTCGGAGCTAACACAAGGGGTGTATTTGGCGAATACATTGATGTGTATGACATCGCCCAAGCCGTCGAGGATGGAGCGACGGTTCCAATCTACTATGAAGCACGAGTTGCCAAGGTCGAGCTGGATGAGGAGTTTTCCAGGGAACTCGACGAGAAATTCGACGAAGCCACCGAAATAATGGAAGATACCGAGGCGGCGGCGATCGCTCGAAAATGGTCGCGTGTCGAAGCACTGGTTGGAGCCAACAAGCGCCTGGATACGGTGGTCGAAGACATCCTGGAGCATTTCGACGCGCGGCTTGAGGCGATGGACGGCAAGGCGATGATTGTGTGCATGAGCCGACGCATCTGCGTGGAAGTGTACAATAGGATCGTGGAACTGAGGCCTGAATGGCATGGGGACACTGACGAAACTGGTCAGGTCAAAGTCATCATGACTGGCAGCGCAACAGATCCCGCAGAATTTCGGCCCCATATTCGCTCGAAGTCCCGCCAGGAAGCGATCAGGAACCGAACAAAGGATCCCACGGATCCATTGAAGCTCGTCATCGTCCGTGACATGTGGTTGACCGGATTTGATGCACCCTGCATGCATACACTTTATGTCGACAAGCCGATGCGAGGGCATGGCCTCATGCAAGCTATCGCTCGGGTGAACCGTGTATTTCAGGACAAACCTGCAGGGCTGGTCGTTGACTATATTGGTATCGCTGCGGAATTGAAAAGTGCGCTTGCCCACTACAGCCAGTCCGACCAGCAACAGACAGGGATCAGTGAAGCCGAAGCCGTCGCGGCTTTCCTGGATGCGCTTGACGTGGCGCGCACCCAGTTCCATGGCTTTGACTATTCTCAGGCCCTGGGGGGGACACCTGCTGAGCGGCTTCGTGTACTACCGGGTGCACTCGATCACATTCTGCAAAAGGACAGACTGGGCGAAGGCGGTGCTGTAAAACGTTTCAGCGATGCCTCTGCCGTCCTGGTGAAGGCCTTCAAACTTGCTTCAGGCAGTCCTCAGGCTACGGAGCACACGGAAGAAGTAGCCTTTTTTTCTGCCGTCAGATCAGGCTTGGAAAAGGTTGGGGCGGCGCCGGTCGGGCGGTCATCCAGGAATCCGGATTTCGCAATTCAGCAGCTTGTGAACCGTGCAGTCGCTTCAACAGAAGTTGTTGATATCCTTGAAGCTTGCGGCTTCGATCGTCCTGACATCAGCGTTCTGTCTGACGCCTTCATGATCGAAATCCAAAATATGAAGTACAAGAACCTGGCAGTGGAAGCTCTCAAGAAGCTTCTGAACGGTGAGATCTCTGCGAAGACCAGAACGAATATCGTTCAGAAAGAGGAGTTTTCCTCTCGCCTGGAGCAAGCGATTGCTAAATATCACAATAGAAGTGTCGACGCCCTTCAGATCCTTCAGGAACTGATCGAAATTGCGAAGGACCTTCGGGATCAACCTGACGACGGTTTGTCTGCGGAAGAACGCGCATTTTATGATGCCCTGTCGCAAAATGACAGCGCGGTTGAGATCATGGACAATGATAAGTTGCGTGTAATAGCCGCGGAACTGGTGAATACGGTGCGAAAAAATTCAGGTACGGATTGGTGGCGCCGGGATAATGTGCGAGCCAGGATGCGTATTGCAGTGAAGAAAATTCTTCAGCGGCATGGGTACCCACCTGATCTTGCATCTGAGGCTGTGAAGACCGTTCTTCGTCAAGCCGAAGCCCTGGCAGTCGAGTTGCATTGA
- a CDS encoding DUF4268 domain-containing protein, whose amino-acid sequence MFQVDLSKNRIQKLEERRFSDLNLREREHLQEWLAGQPDALGEELLIIQKEFDGFADTRERLDLLALDKDGQLVVIENKLDDSGRDVTWQALKYTAYVSGLTKTQIIDIYQQYLDRYCGGGNAAAQICEFLDVEELGEVILNPGNDQRLIFIAANFRKEVTSTVLWLREHRIDARCFKVVPYVFGEELFVDIQPVIPTPEAADFMIGMAEKETEAKTVQGVQRRSHKLRLEFWTQALDALRARGLSRYNNISPTKDHWLSSGTGVSGVVYNLIYSKDEARVELSIQKADKAENKWLFDELESKRDEIEKEFGAELNWKRMGEKKSSRIEYAKPFDGFNRENWPEMIEWLGQYIAKLDGALGDQLKRLNQSLKSGENLV is encoded by the coding sequence ATGTTTCAAGTTGATTTGTCCAAAAACCGTATTCAAAAGCTTGAAGAAAGAAGATTTTCTGATCTCAACCTGCGTGAGCGGGAGCACCTCCAGGAATGGCTTGCCGGGCAGCCGGATGCCCTGGGCGAGGAGCTGTTGATCATCCAGAAGGAATTCGACGGTTTCGCCGACACACGCGAACGGCTTGACCTGCTGGCGCTCGACAAGGATGGGCAGCTTGTGGTGATCGAAAACAAGCTCGACGACAGCGGTCGGGATGTAACCTGGCAGGCGCTGAAATACACCGCCTATGTTTCTGGGCTCACCAAAACGCAGATCATCGACATCTACCAGCAGTACCTGGACCGGTATTGCGGAGGCGGAAATGCTGCGGCGCAGATCTGCGAATTCCTGGATGTTGAAGAGCTTGGTGAGGTCATCCTGAATCCGGGGAATGACCAGCGTCTGATCTTCATCGCTGCCAATTTTAGGAAGGAAGTCACATCGACCGTCCTCTGGTTACGAGAGCATCGCATTGATGCGCGGTGCTTCAAGGTCGTGCCGTATGTATTTGGAGAAGAACTCTTTGTTGATATCCAGCCGGTGATTCCTACGCCTGAGGCGGCGGATTTCATGATTGGGATGGCAGAGAAAGAGACCGAGGCTAAGACTGTCCAGGGGGTTCAGCGGCGTAGCCACAAGCTGCGCCTTGAATTCTGGACCCAGGCGCTTGACGCCCTTCGGGCCCGAGGACTGAGCCGCTACAACAACATCAGCCCGACAAAAGATCATTGGTTGAGTTCAGGAACTGGTGTTTCCGGTGTCGTCTACAACCTGATCTATTCAAAAGACGAGGCACGGGTGGAGCTTAGTATCCAGAAGGCGGACAAGGCGGAGAACAAGTGGTTGTTTGACGAGTTGGAGTCGAAAAGGGATGAGATAGAAAAAGAATTTGGTGCCGAGTTGAATTGGAAACGGATGGGCGAAAAAAAATCCAGCCGCATAGAGTACGCAAAACCGTTTGATGGATTTAACCGCGAAAACTGGCCGGAAATGATAGAATGGCTGGGGCAGTACATTGCCAAGCTTGACGGCGCCCTGGGAGATCAGCTGAAGCGCCTGAACCAGTCTCTCAAGTCTGGGGAGAATTTAGTCTGA
- a CDS encoding DUF6615 family protein — protein MPFSISLRDYLRKRAAWVWNEQGHAFNNGLALQEETLTEMLLLRMARDHAKHGLNVTMFNKTEEGINGADWEWIIRTRFCELGLRVQAKRLYYKGKSKDYGGLDPSSPQAGKLIKRAGSNIPLYVFFNHDHGVNSKLLHGGGEHPYRGRSYWGCSIACAKKVKAAGTNKLSDLKKYMKPWHRLVTMSGKCDAKNALGITQDEMNASMPVSRRVVLENIRNREFMSQYIQTEELAGVAILDFSDFRGE, from the coding sequence ATGCCTTTCTCGATTTCCTTGAGAGACTACCTTCGGAAGCGTGCAGCATGGGTCTGGAATGAACAGGGCCACGCTTTCAATAACGGCTTGGCACTCCAGGAGGAAACACTCACTGAGATGCTTCTTCTCCGCATGGCCCGAGATCACGCGAAGCATGGGCTCAATGTGACCATGTTTAACAAGACTGAGGAGGGGATCAACGGTGCAGACTGGGAGTGGATCATCCGCACCAGGTTTTGTGAGTTGGGATTACGAGTGCAGGCTAAACGCCTATACTACAAGGGCAAATCGAAGGACTATGGCGGGCTGGACCCGTCATCACCCCAAGCAGGGAAATTGATCAAGAGAGCAGGATCTAACATCCCGCTGTATGTTTTCTTCAATCATGATCATGGCGTGAATTCCAAGCTTCTGCATGGAGGCGGGGAACACCCATATCGCGGTCGAAGCTATTGGGGGTGTTCTATCGCTTGTGCTAAAAAGGTGAAAGCCGCGGGCACCAACAAGCTTAGTGACTTGAAGAAGTATATGAAGCCCTGGCATCGCTTGGTTACCATGTCCGGAAAGTGTGATGCGAAAAATGCGCTTGGTATCACTCAGGACGAGATGAACGCTTCCATGCCGGTTTCGCGGCGAGTTGTGCTTGAGAACATCAGAAACCGCGAATTCATGTCTCAGTATATTCAAACGGAAGAATTGGCTGGTGTGGCTATTTTGGATTTTTCCGATTTTCGAGGGGAATAA
- a CDS encoding restriction endonuclease subunit S, giving the protein MSAWNTMTFHDAGVQLIDCVHKTPAAQSEGYPYVGIPQMKSGRVEFSDARLISHVDYVEWTKKAKPQRDDVILSRRTNPGVIAIDGTDTPFALGQNLVLLRADGKSVHPPFLRWLCLSRAWWEQIEKYINVGAVFSSLRCGDVPKFELPIPPLDVQREIAGILGALDDKIELNRKTAATLEEMARALYRSWFVDFDPVHAKAAGRTPAHMGTQTAALFPDSFGEDGLPVGWKNAPLHELAQVTMGLSPKGSTYNDEGAGTPLCNGPVEYGEYFLRQIKWTTAPTRLAQRGDLIVCVRGSTTGRHAFADTEYCLGRGVAGVRGLDNTQEFVETSVLFHLERLLEKTTGSVFPSLSKNDIRDFEILNPGNELIREFCRVTRAMREQVWLKVEENQTLATLRDTLLPRLMSGELRVREAKEQVEDFV; this is encoded by the coding sequence ATGAGCGCTTGGAACACTATGACTTTTCATGATGCTGGTGTTCAGTTGATCGACTGTGTTCATAAAACGCCTGCAGCTCAGAGTGAAGGGTATCCGTATGTAGGTATCCCTCAAATGAAGAGCGGGAGAGTAGAGTTTTCGGACGCTCGCCTGATCTCACATGTGGACTATGTAGAGTGGACGAAAAAGGCGAAACCTCAGAGGGATGACGTCATTCTTTCACGCAGAACCAACCCTGGTGTCATAGCAATTGATGGAACAGACACACCATTTGCGTTGGGGCAAAATCTCGTTTTGCTAAGAGCGGATGGTAAGTCGGTGCACCCACCCTTTCTACGCTGGCTGTGTTTGTCTCGGGCGTGGTGGGAGCAGATTGAGAAGTATATCAATGTGGGCGCCGTATTCAGTAGCTTGCGGTGTGGAGACGTTCCGAAATTTGAACTCCCTATTCCTCCTTTGGATGTTCAACGCGAAATCGCCGGTATTCTTGGGGCGCTGGATGACAAGATCGAACTAAACCGCAAGACTGCGGCGACCTTGGAAGAGATGGCGCGGGCGCTGTACCGGTCGTGGTTCGTCGATTTCGACCCCGTCCACGCCAAAGCCGCAGGCCGTACCCCGGCCCACATGGGCACCCAAACCGCCGCCCTCTTCCCCGACAGTTTCGGCGAGGATGGCCTGCCGGTAGGGTGGAAGAATGCCCCCTTGCATGAATTGGCTCAGGTCACGATGGGTCTCTCGCCAAAAGGCTCGACCTACAATGACGAAGGTGCTGGCACGCCGCTTTGCAATGGTCCCGTTGAATATGGAGAGTATTTTCTAAGGCAAATCAAATGGACTACTGCCCCCACTCGATTGGCGCAGAGGGGCGATCTCATTGTTTGTGTTCGTGGTTCGACCACAGGTAGGCATGCGTTCGCGGACACGGAATACTGCCTGGGTAGAGGTGTCGCTGGCGTCCGAGGGCTCGATAATACGCAAGAATTCGTCGAAACCTCTGTGCTTTTCCATTTGGAAAGGCTTCTGGAGAAAACGACCGGATCAGTGTTCCCGAGCCTTTCTAAGAACGATATCCGAGACTTTGAGATCTTAAACCCTGGTAACGAGCTCATTCGAGAGTTCTGCAGAGTAACGCGCGCCATGAGAGAGCAGGTTTGGCTGAAGGTCGAAGAAAACCAAACCCTCGCCACCCTCCGCGACACGCTTCTGCCGCGCCTGATGTCCGGAGAATTGCGTGTTCGGGAAGCGAAAGAGCAGGTGGAGGACTTCGTCTGA
- a CDS encoding type I restriction-modification system subunit M: MSIEKTLFAAADKMRGSMDAGEYKHIALGLLFLRHVSMSFERLHDQLSHEEFSDPEDPDEYLAESVFWVPEQARWSTLAKQSKDPKIGIMIDDAMRAIEADNESLKGALPKVFGKESIDRTMLTGLIDLFTNLKLHGDRTDFDLIGRIYEYCIGEFASSEGKRGGEFYTPKSVVDTLIEMIEPTKGRVYDPCCGTGGFFVQSEKFIDAHSGQRNDIAIYGQERNHTTFGLARMNLAIRGIFGDIRWNSEGTLVKDAFADERFDYVLANPPFNISDWSGELLREDARWKYGAPPVGNANFAWIQHIHHHLSTSGIGGVVMANGSMSSMSGGAGDIRRALVEGDAVDAMVALPGQLFYGTQIPACLWIMAKDKSNGIAKEAKLRDRRGEVLFIDARKMGALVPGSRKQKELSEEEIARIATAYHAWRGEPDAGEYGDVPGFCKSADKDEIAKHNFVLTPGRYVGADAAEEDDEPFEEKFTRLMGELRDQFAEGRRLEKEIEDRLGALG, translated from the coding sequence ATGAGCATCGAAAAGACGTTATTTGCCGCCGCCGACAAGATGCGCGGTTCCATGGATGCCGGTGAATACAAGCACATCGCTCTGGGCCTGCTGTTCCTGCGCCATGTCTCGATGTCTTTTGAGCGCCTGCATGATCAGCTCTCCCATGAAGAATTCTCCGACCCGGAAGATCCGGATGAATACCTGGCCGAGAGCGTCTTCTGGGTGCCGGAACAGGCGCGTTGGTCGACGCTGGCCAAGCAATCCAAGGACCCCAAAATCGGTATCATGATCGACGATGCCATGCGCGCGATAGAGGCCGACAATGAAAGCCTTAAAGGCGCACTGCCCAAGGTTTTCGGAAAGGAGAGCATCGACCGGACCATGCTCACCGGTCTGATCGACCTTTTCACCAACCTCAAACTCCATGGCGACCGCACCGATTTTGACCTGATCGGTCGCATCTACGAATACTGTATCGGCGAATTCGCCAGCTCCGAGGGCAAGCGCGGCGGCGAATTTTACACCCCGAAATCCGTTGTCGACACGCTGATCGAGATGATCGAGCCCACCAAGGGCCGCGTCTATGACCCGTGCTGCGGCACTGGTGGCTTCTTTGTCCAGTCCGAGAAATTCATCGACGCCCACTCCGGCCAGCGCAATGACATCGCCATTTACGGGCAGGAGCGCAACCACACCACCTTTGGCCTTGCGCGCATGAACTTGGCGATCCGGGGTATCTTTGGCGACATCCGCTGGAATTCCGAGGGTACCCTGGTCAAGGACGCCTTTGCGGACGAGCGGTTCGACTATGTCCTGGCAAATCCGCCCTTCAACATCTCCGATTGGTCGGGCGAGCTGCTGCGCGAAGATGCGCGCTGGAAATATGGTGCGCCGCCGGTCGGCAATGCCAACTTTGCCTGGATCCAGCATATCCATCACCACTTGTCCACATCCGGCATTGGCGGGGTGGTCATGGCCAACGGTTCCATGTCGTCGATGTCCGGGGGCGCGGGCGACATCCGCCGCGCGCTGGTCGAGGGAGACGCAGTGGATGCCATGGTGGCGCTGCCGGGGCAGCTGTTCTACGGCACGCAAATTCCGGCCTGCCTGTGGATCATGGCCAAGGACAAATCCAACGGCATTGCGAAGGAGGCCAAGCTGCGCGACCGGCGGGGTGAGGTGCTGTTTATCGACGCCCGCAAGATGGGCGCGCTGGTGCCGGGCAGCCGCAAGCAGAAGGAGCTGTCCGAGGAAGAGATCGCCCGCATCGCCACCGCCTACCACGCCTGGCGTGGGGAGCCGGACGCAGGCGAATACGGAGACGTGCCTGGTTTCTGCAAATCCGCGGACAAGGACGAGATCGCCAAACACAACTTCGTCCTGACCCCGGGCCGCTATGTGGGCGCAGATGCCGCTGAGGAAGACGACGAACCCTTTGAAGAGAAGTTCACCCGCCTGATGGGGGAGTTGCGTGACCAGTTCGCCGAGGGTCGGCGTCTGGAGAAGGAGATCGAGGATCGGTTGGGGGCGTTGGGATGA
- a CDS encoding DUF3987 domain-containing protein, translated as MAQKTKTPTSRKTKPSLFNDLRVNDGKRKRVLTEKEKSDLVAMLAVKERPEALDILPLVPRGSYIQRMLKHFDATDTSYALPLFQLIMIASSWLTQNGASLMIPGMKPHRPILWTIAMASSASSKTLATNRVKDTLFGEDQTTPVRMFPKYSSDAQWIIDLKENNGSYWFQDEVGQFFKLVLTHSNYARIKPWILDAYSHEEIANRLKSEENKLTVTDPHFTFLGLTVRETWKMNIDLPSMLDGLCQRFNYVIAENRTDTDMFDHFLFFQGEKNKIEQEGLREMWHALCAQKNSCGDYTLAPETLPFIEAWWQELRPTWGNSLLPGSFIRRIGFSVLSYLVVIHFLLGRSQKEIDVETARIATRYAEYHMECALVMIREYDTGWSDPVRIVAERRERHRERTGKEPTAREIQKNLSSKARQILNSAQIKEIMELLESLEKPNNQPLFNQENETIADRLHSEHMATKKHEDTQESWRNKKRLARVLETYRSARLVAPSASPNVLDFRLVNDNRIEDTLFDDVG; from the coding sequence ATGGCACAGAAAACCAAGACCCCAACAAGCCGCAAGACCAAGCCAAGCCTGTTCAATGATCTTCGGGTAAACGATGGTAAGCGCAAACGAGTGCTGACCGAAAAGGAGAAAAGCGACCTTGTCGCCATGCTCGCGGTCAAGGAACGCCCGGAGGCACTGGACATCCTGCCACTCGTGCCTCGTGGCTCCTACATCCAACGCATGCTTAAGCACTTCGACGCCACAGATACCAGCTACGCCCTCCCCCTGTTCCAGTTGATCATGATCGCGTCTTCCTGGCTGACGCAGAATGGTGCCTCATTGATGATCCCAGGAATGAAGCCACATCGTCCGATCCTCTGGACTATCGCTATGGCTTCTTCAGCAAGTTCCAAAACCCTGGCTACAAACCGGGTTAAGGACACTCTGTTTGGCGAGGACCAGACCACCCCAGTTCGGATGTTCCCGAAATATAGCAGCGACGCACAATGGATTATCGACCTGAAAGAGAACAACGGGTCCTATTGGTTCCAGGACGAGGTGGGCCAATTCTTCAAATTGGTTCTAACTCATTCAAATTACGCACGGATCAAACCATGGATTCTCGACGCGTACTCTCATGAGGAAATCGCCAACCGGCTAAAGAGCGAGGAAAACAAGCTCACTGTTACCGATCCGCACTTCACATTTCTGGGCCTCACAGTACGCGAAACGTGGAAGATGAACATTGATCTCCCGAGCATGCTCGACGGCCTGTGCCAGCGCTTCAACTATGTCATAGCTGAAAATCGGACCGACACCGATATGTTCGATCATTTTCTTTTCTTCCAGGGAGAAAAGAACAAGATAGAACAGGAAGGCCTTCGTGAAATGTGGCATGCACTTTGTGCGCAGAAGAACTCCTGCGGCGACTATACGCTGGCCCCAGAGACACTGCCTTTCATTGAAGCGTGGTGGCAGGAGCTTCGCCCGACTTGGGGCAACAGCCTCCTGCCAGGATCCTTCATTCGCCGGATTGGTTTTTCCGTCCTGTCGTATTTGGTGGTCATTCACTTCCTGCTCGGAAGATCGCAGAAGGAAATCGACGTTGAAACGGCACGGATCGCTACGCGCTATGCAGAGTACCACATGGAATGTGCATTGGTGATGATCCGGGAATACGACACCGGTTGGTCAGACCCGGTTCGCATTGTAGCTGAGCGGCGGGAGCGTCACCGCGAAAGAACCGGCAAAGAGCCAACTGCCCGAGAAATCCAGAAAAACCTAAGTTCCAAAGCTCGTCAGATCCTGAATTCGGCCCAGATCAAGGAAATCATGGAGCTGCTTGAAAGCCTCGAAAAACCGAACAACCAACCATTGTTCAATCAGGAGAACGAAACGATTGCAGATCGTTTGCATTCAGAGCACATGGCAACCAAGAAACACGAAGACACCCAGGAATCCTGGAGAAATAAGAAGCGTCTTGCCAGGGTGCTTGAGACCTATCGGTCAGCACGTTTGGTTGCACCATCGGCATCACCCAACGTTCTGGATTTTAGATTGGTGAATGACAACAGAATTGAGGATACGTTGTTTGATGATGTAGGTTGA
- a CDS encoding helix-turn-helix transcriptional regulator has translation MMAPSNCTFKVRHLQLKGAPKTHCTPRLTPPNHNSILLPQPIFCGKSMSYSKATDLLRLADFAAARHRGVTLQEIEREFQVTRRTAQRMTSALEQVFPFSVEILVDPDRTKRWTLREAPLARLRLHGDDELEALDYSIERLSENGDFRQRNALAALRDRLMAALPAREARRLEADSEWMLEAYGVAARPGPATHISKEISETISDAIRGPYLLRFSYRGTARFVEPHGVLLGARRYLVARSPGEQKLKHFRLDLITSAEVIKEFCERDPDFDLNDHAAHAFGSYQSAEEYGPVHWRFSPDAAERAAEWHFHPAQQTEHQEDGSLDVRFFASGWLEMAWHLYQWGDNVEVLKPPQLAKLVEGFQRGDFNALP, from the coding sequence ATGATGGCACCGAGCAATTGCACCTTCAAGGTGCGCCATTTACAACTCAAAGGCGCACCCAAAACTCATTGCACTCCTCGATTGACTCCCCCAAATCACAATTCAATACTCTTACCGCAGCCAATATTTTGCGGAAAATCAATGTCCTATTCAAAAGCAACCGATTTGCTACGTCTTGCCGATTTCGCAGCCGCCAGGCATCGCGGTGTAACCCTTCAGGAAATTGAAAGGGAATTCCAAGTCACAAGACGTACCGCCCAGCGAATGACGAGTGCCCTGGAACAGGTTTTTCCGTTCTCAGTAGAAATTTTAGTCGACCCAGACCGGACGAAAAGATGGACCCTTCGTGAGGCTCCCTTGGCTCGTCTGCGTCTGCACGGCGATGATGAACTCGAAGCACTTGACTATTCGATCGAAAGACTGTCGGAGAACGGTGATTTCAGACAAAGGAATGCGCTTGCCGCGCTTCGTGACCGATTGATGGCGGCTTTGCCTGCCCGTGAGGCACGCCGCCTGGAAGCGGATTCCGAGTGGATGTTGGAAGCTTACGGCGTTGCCGCCAGACCAGGTCCCGCGACACACATATCAAAGGAAATCAGTGAAACTATTTCGGATGCCATCCGTGGACCCTACCTGCTGCGTTTCTCATATAGAGGCACTGCACGTTTTGTCGAACCGCATGGCGTCCTTCTGGGCGCCCGTCGGTACCTTGTGGCCAGAAGTCCGGGTGAACAGAAGTTGAAACATTTCCGGCTCGACTTGATCACTTCGGCCGAAGTGATCAAGGAATTCTGTGAGCGCGACCCTGATTTCGATCTCAACGATCATGCAGCCCATGCTTTCGGATCATATCAGAGCGCCGAGGAATACGGCCCGGTCCATTGGCGGTTTTCACCGGATGCAGCTGAACGTGCTGCAGAGTGGCACTTTCATCCAGCCCAACAAACCGAGCACCAAGAAGATGGCTCACTCGACGTTCGCTTCTTTGCCTCTGGCTGGTTGGAAATGGCGTGGCACCTATACCAGTGGGGGGACAACGTAGAAGTCCTTAAACCACCGCAATTAGCCAAGCTGGTCGAAGGATTTCAACGTGGTGATTTCAACGCGCTCCCTTAA